The genomic window TGGCCAGCACCATGACAATGGCGTGCCAGTAGCCGCCCAGAATGGGCTGGAGACCACCGAGAAAGACGCGGGCGATTTCGCCAAACCCGCTCATGAACAGGCTGGCCATAATGTAGGCCAGGATCGAGTTGCAACCAATGGCGGTCCACAAGCCCAAGCCCCGGTGCCAGCCCTTCACGTCGATGACCCACCAGAACCCGGCCAGCAGCAAGTAACTCCAGCCGCCGCACCAGAGCGCAAAGGTGCTCGTCCAGCGATTCTTGACGATGGGCAGATGGAAGCTCCACACCCAGGCCAGCACGGGCAGCCCGATACCGATGCCGATGAGCCAGCGCAGCTTTTGTGAATCCGTCATCCTCCAGGAGATCTGCTGGCCGCTGATGAGATAGGCGGCAAAGACGCCGAGCATCGTCGTGGCCGCGTGCGCCCACATCGGCAGGAACGGGAACCCGCGCCCATACGGACTCTTCCAGGGAGCGCCGAGCAGGCCGATGCTGTGATCGTAAAGCCAGTCGCCGAAAATGCCGCCCGCCTTGAACACGCCCCACTCGTGGCCCGGCACCGGCACGAACATCTGCAACGCCCAGTAGCCAACCAGAAACGCCGCGGTCGCGATGAGCTGTCCGCGCACGGACAATTGCAGCACGCAAATCACCGCGATCACATAGCCCAGGCCGAGCATCTCCAGCACGCTGTAGCTCAGGCGCATCTCCTCGATCTTCCACGACTGCAGGTTGCCGTGAATGAAAAGTCCGATCACGATCATCCAGAACAGCCGGACGAAGGCGTGACGAAGAATTTTCGCTTTCGAGTCACCTGCCGCCAGCCGCTTCGTGATTGAAAGCGGGATGGCCACGCCGATGAGAAACTGGAAAAGGGGAAAGATAAAGTCGTAGAATCGGAACCCCTCCCACTCGACATGGGTGAACTGCTCCTTCACCGCCGCCGCGAACGAGCCCGGTTGCGCTCCGGCACACAAGGCGCTGGCGATTTGCGCCCCGCCGAGCAGCCAGAACATGTCAAACCCGCGCAACGCATCGAGCGAGCGCAGACGCGGTGTTGAAGAGGGCTGTGCGGAGAGGGAATTTCCCATGGAGTCAGTCCATGCTGTTCAGGTATTCTTCCAGATGCGTGTAGCCGCCAGGTTCGCGAGTGCTGTTGCCTCGCAGGGCATCCACATAGTAGCCACCCTTCGCCGGCGAAGCCGCCGCGCCGGCGCTTGTGGCGGACGGAGGCGTCCAGATGGTGGCGGCGATGTCGCGTTCGGCCTTTTCGTTTTCTTGCCAGTAATAAATGGTCACGATCTTGCCATCGGGCCGCAGGGCGTTGCGCGTGTAGCCGATGTCTTCGTCGCCCCCGCCGCTGCGCAGGATCAGTTCCCCGCCCCAGGTCGCGCCATCGTCGGCGCTGATCCTGGCGCGGATGGAGGTCGGGCCTTTGATCCGCTTGCGATAGCCGTAGGTCAACACCAGCCGCCCATCCATCAATCTCTTCACGCGACCCACGCGGGCAAGCTGCCCGCGCTCCTTCTTGAATCAGCCGTGCGCAGATTGCGCAGATTTTCATTGCACTTCATAGGTTGATGGAGGTAATAATGCTGCACTGCACCCGGCACTCCCAAACGGTTTCTTCACGTCGCATTGTGCGATGAGGAAGTGAAACTGTTCCGGTGAGCCTGATAATCAGAGACGAACCAAAACCGCAATGAAAAGACTCATCATATCCTCTGGCAAGTTATGGGTCGCTACGCTGCTGCTTTTCATGGGCTTGGCAGCTCAAGCGGCCCAGACCACCGCAAACGTGAAAGTGGAGATTCTCGGCACTGGGACTGCAAGCCTTATCGGAGGCGATCTTACCGATCCGGAGAACGACGGTGAAGACGCCTTAGGAGCGGCGACGAGTCCGACCTGGAACTGGGCTGAAATCACCTCGAGCCACGAATCAGATTTCGAGGGCGGCGAGAACGCGTTCAACATTTTCGATAACAAGGTCGGCGGCGGCAACGACAAATGGTGTTGCGACGATCCGACTCCGGGCAATCCGGTCTGGGTTGCGGTCAAGTTTCGTCAAGCGGTCAGCCTCACTCATTTTACCGTGACGTCGGGCAACGACACGCCCTCGCGTGATCCGACAGATTGGGCCATCCAAGGATCGAGTGACGGGAGTAATTACACCGACATCTACCGTTTCGTTGATACCACCGTTCCTTGGGATGCCCGCAATCAGGTCGTCAAGTTCACCCTCCCTTTTCCATCCCAGCCTTACACCTGGATTCGCTACATCGCCTACGACACGCCCGGCACGCTGCATCAAATCAATGAGATCGAGTACTTCGGCAGCGTCGGCGGCGCAGGCGGTGACGCCCCTATTAAGAAAGGCCTGATAGCTTACTGGGAATTTGAAGGGAATTTCAAAGATTCAATCGGCAAGTTCGAAGGCACCCCGCAAGGGACCGAACCAATCCCGTTCGTGAACGGGAAGAGCGGCTTCGGAAAAGCCATTAAACTTAATGGCGAGGATCAGGAAGTGGAGGTTTCCGGGGGTGAACCTGATGATCTCGCGTTTCAAGGCGGCACTATTTCCATTGCCGGTTGGTTCAAGGTGGATGCATTCGATACCTCCTGGCAGGCATTGATCGCCAAAGGTGAAGGCAGCAACTGGCGCGTGCACCGGCGAGGCGGTCAGAGCGGCTTTTCCTACGCGGGCGGTATTGGGGAAGGGCCCGCGGGCTCGCCGGTCGATGATGGCCAGTGGCACCATTTCGTCGCGATCTCAGACCATACTGCGGCCAATTTTGGCACTGCGCTTTACATCGATGGAGATCAGTACTCGGTCAATCCCAACCCACCGAATCTCGCGGCCAACGGCAAGCGGGTCCTGATTGGCGAAAATCCCGACGCCGTCAACCGTGAGTGGGAAGGAGAGATCGACGACATCGCCATCTGGAACCGAGTCCTCACCGAAGCCGAAATCGGCCAACTCTATGCCAAAGGCGCCGGCAAACCGCTCAGCGAATTGTTGGGTGCTGTCGTGGGAGATGCGGACCGGGACGGAATACCCGATGCCGCGGAAATAGCCTTCGGCTTCAATCCAAACGACCCGACGGATGCCGCCAAGGACTTCGACAAAGACGGCGTCAGCAACCTGGACGAATACAAGGCTGGCACCGATCCCATTGACATCACCAAGCCTAAGGTGGTCTCGGTTCTGGCAAGTCCCACTTTTACGCAGGTGAAGATCACTTTCTCCGAAGAAGTGGATCCCGCGACGGCCACGGCGACGGCAAATTATTCGATCACGCCAAGCCTCGCGGTCACCGCAGCGGCTTACAACAGGAAAGTGGTCACTCTTACCACCGCCAAACAAACGCCAGGCGCAACGGCTTACACCGTGTCGATCAAGGGAGTTAGA from Verrucomicrobiota bacterium includes these protein-coding regions:
- a CDS encoding DUF5009 domain-containing protein → MGNSLSAQPSSTPRLRSLDALRGFDMFWLLGGAQIASALCAGAQPGSFAAAVKEQFTHVEWEGFRFYDFIFPLFQFLIGVAIPLSITKRLAAGDSKAKILRHAFVRLFWMIVIGLFIHGNLQSWKIEEMRLSYSVLEMLGLGYVIAVICVLQLSVRGQLIATAAFLVGYWALQMFVPVPGHEWGVFKAGGIFGDWLYDHSIGLLGAPWKSPYGRGFPFLPMWAHAATTMLGVFAAYLISGQQISWRMTDSQKLRWLIGIGIGLPVLAWVWSFHLPIVKNRWTSTFALWCGGWSYLLLAGFWWVIDVKGWHRGLGLWTAIGCNSILAYIMASLFMSGFGEIARVFLGGLQPILGGYWHAIVMVLAKYGLAWVVLIHLRRQKIFLRL